A genomic region of Cannabis sativa cultivar Pink pepper isolate KNU-18-1 chromosome 1, ASM2916894v1, whole genome shotgun sequence contains the following coding sequences:
- the LOC115704967 gene encoding uncharacterized protein LOC115704967 isoform X1: MEGGGRRISASPRPCSVRRVVAKKRPRVGGVDGFVNSVKKLQRREISSKRDRAFTMSDAQERFRNIRLQEEYDTHDPKGHCSMVLPFLRKRSKIIEIVAARDIVFALAQSGVCAAFSRETNQRICFLNVSPDEVIRSLFYNKNNDSLITVSVYASDNFSSLKCRSTRIEYIRRGKPDAGFALFESESLKWPGFVEFDDVNGKVLTYSAQDSIYKVFDLKNYTMLYSISDKNVQEIKISPGIMLLILTKASGHVPLKILSIEDGTVLKSFNHLLHRNKKVDFIEQFNEKLLVKQENENLQILDVRNFELTEVSRTEFMTPSAFIFLYENQLFLTFRNRLVAVWNFRGELVTSFEDHLLWHPDCNTNNIYITSDQDLIISYCKADSDDPLSEGSAGSINISNILTGKCLAKIRASNSTPLESEGCCSDKCCVSGSSGNCKSKKRTQAARTRSTVAEALEDITALFYDEERNEIYTGNRHGLVHVWSN; encoded by the exons ATGGAAGGTGGGGGAAGGAGGATTTCGGCGAGCCCTAGACCATGCAGTGTTAGGCGGGTTGTGGCGAAGAAAAGGCCCCGAGTTGGAGGTGTAGATGGGTTTGTCAATAGTGTTAAGAAGCTTCAGAGACGAGAAATCAGTTCCAAACGGGACCGTGCTTTCACCATGAGCGATGCCCAAGAGAGATTTCGCAATATTCGTCTACAG GAAGAATATGATACGCATGATCCGAAGGGTCACTGTTCTATGGTACTGCCTTTTTTAAGGAAGAGGTCCAAGATCATTGAGATTGTAGCAGCTCGTGACATTGTGTTTGCTCTTGCCCAATCTGGTGTTTGTGCAGCTTTTAGTAGAG AGACTAATCAGAGGATATGCTTTCTCAATGTCAGTCCTGATGAAGTTATACGCAGCTTGTTTTATAATAAGAACAATGACTCACTTATCACAGTTTCTGTTTATGCTTCAGACAATTTCAGTTCTTTAAAATGTAGAAGCACGAGGATCGA ATATATTCGAAGGGGCAAACCAGATGCTGGCTTTGCTCTTTTTGAATCTGAGTCACTAAAATGGCCAGGTTTTGTAGAGTTTGACGATGTAAATGGGAAGGTTCTCACGTATTCTGCACAGGATAG TATATACAAGGTTTTTGACCTCAAGAACTATACGATGCTGTACTCCATATCCGATAAAAATGTTCAGGAAATAAAGATAAG TCCTGGGATCATGCTGTTGATTTTAACCAAGGCTAGTGGTCATGTGCCCCTCAAGATTCTTTCTATAGAGGATGGTACAGTTTTAAAATCATTTAATCATCTCCTTCACCGGAATAAGAAGGTGGATTTTATCGAACAGTTCAATGAGAAGCTTCTTGTCAAGCAAGAAAATGAGAACCTCCAGATTCTTGAT GTTCGTAATTTTGAGTTAACAGAAGTTAGCAGAACTGAATTTATGACACCGTCAGCTTTTATATTTCTGTATGAGAATCAGTTGTTCTTAACGTTTAGAAATCGACTTGTGGCTGTTTGGAACTTCCGTGGGGAGCTTGTAACTTCATTTGAGGATCACCTTTTGTGGCACCCCGACTGTAATACTAATAACATATACATTACTAGTGATCAAGATCTTATTATATCTTACTGCAAGGCTGATTCTGATGATCCCTTGTCCGAAGGAAGTG CAGGGTCAATCAATATCAGCAATATTCTGACTGGGAAATGCCTTGCTAAAATAAGAGCAAGTAACAGCACCCCATTGGAGAGTGAAGGTTGCTGTAGTGACAAGTGCTGTGTCAGTGGCAGCAGCGGCAACTGCAAATCAAAGAAGCGTACCCAAGCAGCCAGAACTCGGAGCACAGTTGCTGAAGCATTGGAAGATATTACTGCTTTATTCTACGACGAAGAGCGGAATGAGATCTATACAGGCAATAGGCATGGTCTAGTACACGTGTGGTCTAACTAA
- the LOC115704967 gene encoding uncharacterized protein LOC115704967 isoform X2, protein MEGGGRRISASPRPCSVRRVVAKKRPRVGGVDGFVNSVKKLQRREISSKRDRAFTMSDAQERFRNIRLQEEYDTHDPKGHCSMVLPFLRKRSKIIEIVAARDIVFALAQSGVCAAFSRETNQRICFLNVSPDEVIRSLFYNKNNDSLITVSVYASDNFSSLKCRSTRIEYIRRGKPDAGFALFESESLKWPGFVEFDDVNGKVLTYSAQDSIYKVFDLKNYTMLYSISDKNVQEIKISPGIMLLILTKASGHVPLKILSIEDGTVLKSFNHLLHRNKKVDFIEQFNEKLLVKQENENLQILDVRNFELTEVSRTEFMTPSAFIFLYENQLFLTFRNRLVAVWNFRGELVTSFEDHLLWHPDCNTNNIYITSDQDLIISYCKADSDDPLSEGSGSINISNILTGKCLAKIRASNSTPLESEGCCSDKCCVSGSSGNCKSKKRTQAARTRSTVAEALEDITALFYDEERNEIYTGNRHGLVHVWSN, encoded by the exons ATGGAAGGTGGGGGAAGGAGGATTTCGGCGAGCCCTAGACCATGCAGTGTTAGGCGGGTTGTGGCGAAGAAAAGGCCCCGAGTTGGAGGTGTAGATGGGTTTGTCAATAGTGTTAAGAAGCTTCAGAGACGAGAAATCAGTTCCAAACGGGACCGTGCTTTCACCATGAGCGATGCCCAAGAGAGATTTCGCAATATTCGTCTACAG GAAGAATATGATACGCATGATCCGAAGGGTCACTGTTCTATGGTACTGCCTTTTTTAAGGAAGAGGTCCAAGATCATTGAGATTGTAGCAGCTCGTGACATTGTGTTTGCTCTTGCCCAATCTGGTGTTTGTGCAGCTTTTAGTAGAG AGACTAATCAGAGGATATGCTTTCTCAATGTCAGTCCTGATGAAGTTATACGCAGCTTGTTTTATAATAAGAACAATGACTCACTTATCACAGTTTCTGTTTATGCTTCAGACAATTTCAGTTCTTTAAAATGTAGAAGCACGAGGATCGA ATATATTCGAAGGGGCAAACCAGATGCTGGCTTTGCTCTTTTTGAATCTGAGTCACTAAAATGGCCAGGTTTTGTAGAGTTTGACGATGTAAATGGGAAGGTTCTCACGTATTCTGCACAGGATAG TATATACAAGGTTTTTGACCTCAAGAACTATACGATGCTGTACTCCATATCCGATAAAAATGTTCAGGAAATAAAGATAAG TCCTGGGATCATGCTGTTGATTTTAACCAAGGCTAGTGGTCATGTGCCCCTCAAGATTCTTTCTATAGAGGATGGTACAGTTTTAAAATCATTTAATCATCTCCTTCACCGGAATAAGAAGGTGGATTTTATCGAACAGTTCAATGAGAAGCTTCTTGTCAAGCAAGAAAATGAGAACCTCCAGATTCTTGAT GTTCGTAATTTTGAGTTAACAGAAGTTAGCAGAACTGAATTTATGACACCGTCAGCTTTTATATTTCTGTATGAGAATCAGTTGTTCTTAACGTTTAGAAATCGACTTGTGGCTGTTTGGAACTTCCGTGGGGAGCTTGTAACTTCATTTGAGGATCACCTTTTGTGGCACCCCGACTGTAATACTAATAACATATACATTACTAGTGATCAAGATCTTATTATATCTTACTGCAAGGCTGATTCTGATGATCCCTTGTCCGAAGGAAGTG GGTCAATCAATATCAGCAATATTCTGACTGGGAAATGCCTTGCTAAAATAAGAGCAAGTAACAGCACCCCATTGGAGAGTGAAGGTTGCTGTAGTGACAAGTGCTGTGTCAGTGGCAGCAGCGGCAACTGCAAATCAAAGAAGCGTACCCAAGCAGCCAGAACTCGGAGCACAGTTGCTGAAGCATTGGAAGATATTACTGCTTTATTCTACGACGAAGAGCGGAATGAGATCTATACAGGCAATAGGCATGGTCTAGTACACGTGTGGTCTAACTAA